In Phyllobacterium zundukense, one DNA window encodes the following:
- a CDS encoding DUF899 domain-containing protein, which yields MQNQVVSRDEWLRARLTLLKEEKELTRRSDALARRRQELPWVRIDKEYRFETDAGSASLADLFKGRSQLLVYHFMFGPDYAAGCPSCSAIADGFNGIVDHLENHDVAFSAVSRAPLAKLQAYKQRLDWTFPWASSYGGDFNFDFNVSFTPEQQREGIEYNYVREAKLEAASGGDDPFAAMSGTDAATYTRERPGMSAFVLEDGVIYHTYSAYSRGVDGLWGMYQWLDRAPRGRNETDVWWRRHDEYGKS from the coding sequence ATGCAGAATCAAGTCGTTTCGCGGGATGAGTGGCTACGAGCTCGGCTTACGCTGCTCAAGGAGGAAAAGGAGCTAACGCGCCGCAGCGACGCGCTGGCGCGTCGCCGGCAGGAGTTGCCGTGGGTCAGGATCGACAAGGAATATCGCTTCGAGACCGACGCAGGGAGTGCCTCGCTGGCGGACCTCTTCAAGGGGCGCTCGCAGCTCCTTGTCTACCATTTCATGTTCGGCCCCGACTACGCGGCGGGATGTCCTTCCTGCTCGGCGATCGCAGATGGGTTTAACGGCATCGTCGACCATCTGGAGAACCACGATGTCGCGTTTTCGGCGGTGTCGCGTGCGCCGCTGGCCAAGCTGCAGGCTTACAAGCAGCGATTGGACTGGACCTTCCCCTGGGCGTCGTCATACGGCGGTGACTTCAATTTCGACTTCAATGTCTCGTTTACGCCCGAGCAGCAGCGCGAGGGCATAGAATACAACTATGTGCGCGAAGCGAAACTGGAAGCCGCCTCCGGGGGAGATGACCCCTTCGCGGCCATGTCCGGGACCGATGCGGCGACCTACACGCGTGAGAGGCCGGGGATGAGCGCCTTTGTGCTCGAGGACGGCGTTATCTACCATACCTATTCCGCCTATTCGCGCGGAGTGGACGGGCTCTGGGGGATGTACCAGTGGCTCGACCGCGCACCTAGGGGGCGTAATGAGACGGACGTCTGGTGGCGCCGCCACGACGAATACGGCAAGAGCTAA
- a CDS encoding phosphoglycerate dehydrogenase: MNRTPRRVVVTAPFFDEAAIGYLRHHGCEVEIAKGPPDSSLTGEQLINLLQGAAGWIVGQAYATRDLLTALPDLQVLARRGVGYERIDVDAVRDLGRVLTIGAGGNDASVADHTIGLMLAVARRLRESQNRMLAGNWSILMSSDLFGKTVGIVGLGRIGKSLVQRLKGFEVRILVCHPRPDDDYGKANDIAYVEMETLLRQSDYVTVHAPLTPQTRFLIGRDALALMKPTGILVNTARGGLVDDEALLHALKAGRLAGAGLDVYLSESDPAYKPVSEELIALPNVIATPHSAASSVEGLARTNMVVAESVVAVLDGQSPPEACIITDGRRITAGR; encoded by the coding sequence ATGAATAGAACGCCAAGACGGGTTGTCGTCACCGCGCCGTTTTTCGATGAAGCAGCGATCGGCTACCTGAGGCACCATGGGTGCGAGGTTGAAATTGCAAAGGGACCACCCGACAGCAGTTTGACAGGGGAGCAACTGATCAATCTGTTACAGGGAGCCGCTGGCTGGATCGTTGGCCAGGCATATGCCACGCGCGACCTGTTGACGGCTCTGCCCGATCTCCAGGTCCTGGCGCGGCGCGGCGTAGGTTACGAGCGTATCGACGTCGATGCCGTGAGAGACCTTGGCCGCGTCCTTACCATCGGTGCGGGCGGCAATGATGCGTCGGTTGCCGACCACACGATTGGCTTGATGCTGGCCGTTGCAAGGCGCCTGCGCGAATCGCAAAACCGGATGCTCGCCGGCAACTGGTCGATCCTGATGAGCTCCGATCTATTCGGAAAGACAGTGGGCATTGTTGGCCTTGGGCGCATCGGGAAAAGTCTGGTGCAGCGGCTGAAGGGTTTCGAGGTGCGTATTCTAGTCTGCCATCCACGCCCGGATGACGACTATGGCAAGGCAAATGACATCGCCTATGTCGAGATGGAAACGCTGCTTCGGCAGAGCGATTATGTAACAGTGCACGCGCCTTTAACGCCGCAAACGCGTTTCCTGATAGGTCGCGATGCACTTGCGCTCATGAAGCCCACGGGCATTCTGGTCAACACCGCGCGTGGCGGCCTCGTCGACGACGAGGCCCTCCTGCACGCATTGAAGGCAGGCCGGCTCGCCGGCGCTGGGCTTGATGTTTATCTCAGCGAAAGCGATCCGGCGTACAAGCCTGTTTCGGAAGAACTCATAGCGCTCCCAAATGTGATCGCAACGCCGCATTCCGCCGCCTCCTCCGTCGAAGGGCTCGCCCGGACCAACATGGTCGTCGCAGAATCCGTTGTCGCTGTCCTCGACGGCCAATCACCGCCCGAGGCTTGTATCATCACTGACGGACGGCGCATCACAGCCGGCCGCTGA
- a CDS encoding ArsR/SmtB family transcription factor produces the protein MPNGHDVLFRTLADPTRRALFERLCREGEQTVGALTARAGVSQPAVSKHLGVLKQAGLVRDRHEGRQTHYSAQLGALAPLIDWTSQMAGFWETRFDDLEDLLKRMDQ, from the coding sequence ATGCCGAATGGTCACGACGTGCTTTTCAGAACGCTCGCCGATCCGACCCGGCGGGCTCTCTTCGAACGACTGTGCCGCGAAGGAGAACAGACGGTCGGGGCTCTGACGGCTCGGGCCGGGGTTTCGCAACCCGCCGTCTCAAAGCATCTTGGGGTCCTCAAGCAGGCCGGGCTGGTGCGCGACCGCCACGAAGGCCGCCAGACGCACTATAGCGCGCAGCTCGGCGCCCTAGCCCCGCTGATCGACTGGACAAGCCAGATGGCCGGGTTCTGGGAAACCCGGTTCGACGACCTCGAAGACCTGCTCAAAAGGATGGACCAATGA
- a CDS encoding zinc-dependent alcohol dehydrogenase family protein: MARVVRFHEHGGPEVLRIEDVDVAMPGRGEIQIRVKALGLNRAEALIRSGSYIETPPLPSGLGLEAAGVVETVGEGVDGFAPGDAVSVVPPLSMVRWPAYGELATYPAELVVKHPSSLSWDRAAAVWMQYITAYGALIDIAKLRSEDFVVITAASSSVGLAAIQIANMVGATTIAVTRTFGKKQDLLAYGAGHVIASAEEDLGARLKEIAGPEGVRVVFDAVGGPSFEPLTAAMSRGGILIEYGGLSPEPTPFPLFAVLSKSLTLRGYLIHEIVRDPARLEAAKTFILDGLTSGSLQPVIARTFPFDQIVEAHRFLESNEQFGKIVVTV, translated from the coding sequence ATGGCACGAGTTGTGCGCTTTCATGAGCATGGTGGTCCCGAGGTTCTGCGCATTGAGGACGTCGATGTTGCGATGCCCGGTCGCGGCGAGATTCAAATCCGTGTCAAGGCACTGGGCCTTAACCGGGCCGAGGCCTTGATACGTTCGGGCTCTTATATCGAGACGCCGCCATTGCCCTCCGGTCTTGGCCTCGAGGCAGCGGGCGTTGTCGAAACGGTTGGCGAAGGCGTGGACGGTTTTGCGCCAGGCGACGCCGTTAGCGTCGTCCCGCCATTGTCGATGGTTCGCTGGCCGGCCTATGGGGAGCTCGCCACATATCCTGCTGAACTCGTCGTCAAGCACCCGTCATCGCTAAGCTGGGACCGGGCGGCAGCCGTTTGGATGCAATATATCACCGCCTACGGCGCACTGATCGACATTGCCAAACTCCGCAGTGAAGACTTTGTTGTCATTACCGCCGCCTCAAGCAGTGTCGGACTTGCCGCGATCCAGATCGCCAACATGGTTGGTGCGACTACGATCGCCGTCACACGGACGTTTGGCAAGAAGCAGGACCTGCTCGCGTACGGCGCAGGGCATGTCATTGCTTCAGCGGAGGAAGATCTGGGAGCGCGGCTGAAGGAAATCGCCGGCCCGGAGGGCGTAAGGGTTGTGTTCGACGCGGTTGGCGGCCCATCATTCGAGCCGCTGACGGCCGCAATGTCACGAGGTGGCATTCTCATCGAATATGGCGGCCTGAGCCCCGAGCCGACACCCTTCCCCCTATTCGCCGTGCTGAGCAAGAGCCTCACCCTGCGCGGTTACCTCATCCACGAAATCGTCAGGGATCCTGCACGGCTGGAAGCCGCCAAGACGTTCATCCTTGACGGGCTGACGTCGGGTTCGCTCCAGCCGGTAATCGCCAGAACATTTCCGTTCGACCAGATCGTCGAGGCGCATCGCTTTCTGGAGTCGAACGAACAATTCGGCAAGATTGTCGTGACGGTCTGA
- a CDS encoding SRPBCC family protein yields MNDVALKSGTQDIVVDEIFAHAPETIWKALTTGDLIARWMMAPTGFEPVEGKQFTFQTTPAGEWDGVIRCQVLEVKPNERLVYAWKGGHEGNVGYGSKLDTVVTWILSRAENGTRVRLVHSGFVLPKNDTAFNSMSEGWKKVVPRLGAIVDEQMSSKKLH; encoded by the coding sequence ATGAATGACGTCGCATTGAAGTCTGGCACGCAAGATATTGTTGTCGACGAGATCTTCGCCCATGCGCCGGAGACGATCTGGAAAGCGCTGACGACCGGCGACTTGATCGCACGCTGGATGATGGCGCCGACCGGGTTCGAGCCCGTGGAGGGCAAGCAGTTCACGTTCCAGACGACGCCGGCTGGCGAATGGGACGGCGTAATTCGCTGCCAGGTACTGGAGGTGAAGCCGAACGAGCGCCTTGTCTATGCGTGGAAAGGCGGCCACGAGGGAAACGTCGGGTACGGTTCAAAGCTGGACACTGTCGTCACCTGGATCCTCTCCAGGGCTGAAAACGGAACACGCGTTCGCCTTGTTCATTCCGGTTTCGTGCTCCCGAAGAACGATACTGCTTTCAACAGTATGAGCGAAGGCTGGAAGAAAGTTGTCCCGCGCCTCGGCGCTATCGTCGACGAGCAGATGTCTTCGAAAAAACTGCACTAA
- a CDS encoding nuclear transport factor 2 family protein, translated as MIPEFIDYDSPMQANLAQVFGERDASRRTNAIAEIYADDAVLHEPHASAAGHAAISRAVDALLSSLPPNFVFTAIGPAVGHHGVGRLRWQSGPPNGPAAVTGTDVARIEGGLIQTLHVFLDPTGA; from the coding sequence ATGATCCCAGAATTTATCGACTATGACAGCCCGATGCAGGCGAACCTTGCGCAGGTGTTCGGCGAGCGCGACGCCTCCCGCCGGACGAACGCCATCGCAGAGATCTACGCCGACGACGCGGTGCTGCATGAACCCCATGCCTCGGCGGCCGGCCATGCCGCCATCAGTCGGGCGGTGGATGCGCTATTGTCTAGCCTGCCGCCAAACTTCGTCTTTACTGCGATTGGCCCCGCCGTCGGCCACCATGGCGTCGGGCGACTGCGCTGGCAGTCCGGTCCGCCCAACGGTCCCGCAGCCGTGACCGGAACCGATGTCGCCCGGATTGAAGGCGGCCTCATCCAAACCCTCCACGTGTTTCTCGACCCCACCGGCGCCTGA
- a CDS encoding SRPBCC family protein, translating into MTRPSIVKPDPKLDLVLERVVDVPCELVWKAWTTPEHVAKWFTPKPWYISDCEIDLCPGGIFRTVMHGPDGEQSINHFCYLEIVPNERLVWTDALLPGYRPSKEPFLTAVITLEPHGSGTKYTAMAMHRDEAIRQKHEEMGFHDGWGTVLDQLKDYITTTM; encoded by the coding sequence ATGACCCGTCCTTCAATCGTGAAACCGGATCCGAAGCTCGACCTCGTTCTCGAGCGCGTTGTCGATGTGCCGTGCGAGCTCGTGTGGAAAGCCTGGACGACGCCCGAGCATGTCGCCAAATGGTTCACGCCGAAGCCCTGGTATATTTCGGACTGCGAGATCGACCTGTGTCCCGGCGGCATATTCCGGACGGTTATGCACGGGCCCGATGGCGAACAATCGATCAACCACTTCTGCTATCTGGAGATCGTCCCGAATGAGCGGCTGGTGTGGACCGACGCCCTCTTGCCCGGATACCGCCCCTCAAAGGAACCATTCCTGACTGCAGTCATCACGCTTGAGCCGCATGGAAGCGGGACAAAATACACCGCGATGGCGATGCACCGCGATGAAGCGATCAGACAGAAGCACGAGGAGATGGGCTTCCACGACGGCTGGGGAACGGTTCTCGACCAGCTCAAGGATTATATCACGACGACGATGTGA
- a CDS encoding response regulator transcription factor, with protein sequence MRILLVEDEPEMAAALADALKHYDMVVDHVATLADAEEAVAVNVYDAILLDRQLPDGDGLTMVPGLRAKGAGVPVIVLTARGDLADRIAGLDHGADDYLGKPFAIDELLARLRAVLRRPPNMPAEVLKLGQLSLDLMHREASVSGKRFELPRRELLVLEALLRRMGRTVLRSTLEEMVYSMDDEIQSNALDTHVSRLRRKLTDADAGVEIHAVRGVGYLLKRSA encoded by the coding sequence TTGCGGATCTTGCTGGTCGAAGACGAGCCTGAAATGGCGGCTGCGCTGGCAGACGCGTTGAAGCACTATGACATGGTGGTCGACCATGTCGCGACGCTTGCCGATGCCGAAGAGGCGGTGGCCGTCAACGTCTATGATGCCATTCTGCTCGATCGGCAATTGCCCGACGGCGATGGACTCACCATGGTTCCGGGATTGCGCGCCAAGGGTGCCGGCGTGCCGGTAATTGTATTGACGGCGCGCGGCGATCTGGCGGACCGCATTGCAGGGCTGGACCATGGCGCCGACGACTATCTTGGCAAGCCGTTTGCCATTGATGAACTGCTCGCGCGGCTGCGTGCGGTGCTTCGCCGCCCGCCAAACATGCCCGCGGAAGTCCTGAAGCTCGGCCAGCTCTCCCTTGATCTCATGCATCGCGAAGCCAGCGTCAGTGGCAAAAGGTTTGAACTGCCGCGCCGTGAACTGCTCGTGCTGGAGGCATTGTTGCGGCGCATGGGGCGCACAGTGCTGCGCTCGACCCTGGAAGAAATGGTCTACAGCATGGATGACGAAATCCAGTCGAATGCCCTCGACACCCATGTATCACGGCTGCGCCGCAAGCTCACCGACGCGGATGCAGGCGTTGAAATTCATGCGGTTCGCGGTGTGGGCTACCTGTTGAAGCGTTCGGCATGA
- a CDS encoding helix-turn-helix domain-containing protein has protein sequence MPENVLSLSVSRRAWNGVSVDIAEFHCGGRVAHHLCYENETRLSVLLEEVGSHCEPRLREDQPCPIGYMPRHMHFAPAGMEMWGYSADARFVKDATLTFDLAVLGDRLATKFNADTTAAPRLRFCDDRIWTLVKLLSDAVNDRDPSTQLYGDGLTAAIVARLFADRPEPGEDGSGLAPWQLRRIVEYLDAHLPERVDLAHLAALADLSQSHFSRAFKASTGMAPYRWQLDARVRRAQALLIDSHASLDQVAEATGFADAVHFGRTFRKLTGATPAAWRRDRKN, from the coding sequence TTGCCTGAAAACGTGCTGAGCCTGTCGGTGTCGCGGCGCGCATGGAATGGCGTGAGCGTCGACATCGCCGAATTTCATTGCGGGGGCCGGGTGGCTCATCACCTGTGCTACGAGAACGAAACCCGCCTCAGCGTTCTGCTGGAAGAGGTTGGAAGCCACTGTGAGCCGCGCCTGCGCGAAGACCAACCCTGCCCGATCGGCTATATGCCGAGGCACATGCACTTCGCGCCGGCCGGCATGGAGATGTGGGGCTACAGCGCCGACGCCCGCTTCGTCAAGGACGCCACGTTGACCTTCGATCTTGCGGTGCTGGGCGACCGGCTGGCCACCAAATTCAACGCCGATACGACCGCCGCGCCGCGGCTGCGCTTTTGCGACGATCGCATCTGGACGCTGGTCAAGCTGCTCTCCGATGCGGTGAACGACCGAGATCCGTCGACGCAACTCTATGGCGACGGGCTGACCGCCGCGATCGTGGCGCGGCTCTTCGCCGATCGTCCGGAGCCTGGAGAGGATGGTTCGGGCCTGGCTCCCTGGCAGCTTCGGCGTATCGTCGAGTATCTGGACGCACACCTGCCTGAGCGCGTCGACCTCGCCCATCTCGCGGCACTGGCGGACCTGTCGCAGTCACATTTCAGCCGGGCATTCAAAGCCTCGACGGGGATGGCACCCTATCGCTGGCAACTCGACGCGCGCGTCCGGCGCGCACAGGCCCTGCTGATCGATAGCCATGCCTCGCTCGATCAAGTGGCCGAGGCCACCGGGTTTGCCGACGCGGTACATTTCGGCCGGACGTTCCGGAAACTTACCGGAGCAACGCCAGCGGCGTGGCGGCGCGACCGGAAAAACTGA
- a CDS encoding GFA family protein: MSELYTGGCACGAIRYEISAEPIFMNDCQCRDCQRKSGTGHGSYLTFPGKEDVKLEGDAKHWDIVGDSGNVKTHSFCPACGSPVYLTFAAMPDLFTVHAASLDDPSQYKPQVVTYGVRGYAWDHVDPTLPKFEKMPPM, translated from the coding sequence ATGAGCGAGCTTTATACCGGCGGATGCGCCTGCGGCGCGATCCGTTATGAAATTTCTGCTGAACCGATCTTTATGAACGACTGCCAGTGCCGCGATTGTCAGCGGAAAAGTGGCACCGGGCACGGATCTTATCTGACCTTCCCGGGCAAGGAGGACGTGAAACTCGAAGGCGATGCGAAGCATTGGGACATCGTTGGCGATAGCGGCAACGTGAAAACTCACTCCTTCTGCCCCGCCTGCGGATCGCCGGTCTATTTGACGTTTGCCGCCATGCCTGATCTGTTTACAGTGCATGCCGCAAGCCTTGACGATCCAAGCCAATACAAGCCGCAAGTGGTGACGTATGGTGTGCGCGGTTATGCTTGGGACCATGTCGATCCAACCCTGCCTAAATTCGAGAAGATGCCGCCGATGTGA
- a CDS encoding SRPBCC family protein yields MTSIATEMRSVVVEREVPFPPEKLWRALTQPHLIAEWLMKNDFKPVVGHSFNLTGDWGGVLDCEVLAVEPNKTLSYTWNFTHDDAAYNLRSVVTFTLTPTSTGTHLRMEQSGFRPDQKQAYGGAKVGWQQFVANLEQVLARME; encoded by the coding sequence ATGACCAGTATTGCGACCGAAATGCGCTCCGTCGTGGTCGAACGGGAGGTGCCTTTCCCGCCGGAAAAGCTCTGGCGCGCGCTCACGCAACCACACCTGATCGCGGAGTGGCTTATGAAGAACGACTTCAAACCGGTCGTGGGCCACAGTTTCAATCTTACCGGAGACTGGGGCGGCGTATTGGACTGCGAGGTCCTCGCCGTCGAGCCTAACAAAACGTTGTCCTATACCTGGAATTTTACGCACGACGATGCGGCCTACAATCTGAGAAGTGTGGTGACCTTTACTCTCACCCCGACGAGCACGGGCACTCACCTGCGCATGGAGCAGTCGGGGTTCCGCCCGGATCAGAAGCAGGCTTACGGAGGCGCCAAGGTCGGATGGCAGCAGTTCGTTGCAAACCTGGAGCAGGTCTTGGCGCGGATGGAATAA
- a CDS encoding sensor histidine kinase: MMDLSKPHSLKWKLVKSIVILQAALLALVVILIITIMWWNGYLISLDAEDETIEALQSAIVRDAGGGLAVTDTPSIQRQRAEVPDFWFVVRDAEGHAISEGAVPPEYQKIGATHFDVGQARFGWNLGQPVRQTARLKWLDTAAGRVQVLAGSGGAVHIGRVFIALGTIFLGFVLPLTVLMGLVTFFVTPLVVRKAHSGLGEVAAQAEKINIDERGARLPLAGVPMEVTPLVTAVNNALGRLDEGYERHKRFLLDAAHELRTPIAILQTRLETLPASPDTVRLLEDVARLSILAEQLLDLQRMNRYASDFVPVDLVTIGQRVAADIAPLAIAAGYSLSFEAVTDQAMVIGDQASLERALSNLVQNAIQHGGRKGSITINVEKPATISVTDEGPGVPLEQRERVFEPFHRLQARDRGVGLGLNLVREIVRLHRGQVMIVDAATGGACFSIKLPAAS; this comes from the coding sequence ATGATGGACCTCTCCAAGCCCCATTCGCTGAAATGGAAGCTGGTTAAGAGCATCGTCATTCTTCAGGCGGCCTTGCTGGCACTCGTCGTCATTCTGATCATCACGATCATGTGGTGGAATGGGTACCTCATTTCGCTCGACGCCGAAGACGAGACCATCGAAGCGTTGCAATCGGCAATAGTACGCGACGCCGGCGGCGGGTTGGCAGTGACCGACACCCCCTCGATCCAGCGACAGCGCGCTGAGGTTCCCGACTTCTGGTTTGTCGTCAGAGACGCAGAAGGTCATGCCATCTCGGAAGGTGCTGTCCCGCCCGAATATCAGAAAATCGGAGCTACGCACTTCGACGTCGGGCAGGCACGCTTCGGCTGGAATTTGGGCCAGCCGGTACGCCAGACAGCCCGGTTGAAATGGCTGGATACAGCAGCGGGACGCGTGCAGGTTCTCGCCGGATCGGGCGGCGCCGTCCATATTGGCCGGGTGTTCATTGCGCTCGGCACGATTTTCCTCGGCTTTGTCCTGCCCCTGACCGTCCTGATGGGTTTGGTGACGTTTTTCGTGACACCGCTCGTGGTTCGCAAGGCGCATAGCGGTCTGGGCGAAGTCGCTGCCCAAGCCGAGAAGATCAATATTGATGAACGGGGCGCCCGCCTGCCGCTGGCAGGCGTGCCGATGGAAGTGACGCCGCTGGTTACTGCCGTCAACAATGCGCTGGGGCGGCTTGACGAGGGATACGAACGGCACAAACGCTTTCTCCTTGACGCTGCCCATGAACTTCGCACGCCGATAGCCATCCTGCAGACCCGGCTCGAAACCTTGCCTGCCAGCCCTGATACCGTGCGTCTTCTCGAAGATGTTGCCCGTCTCTCCATCCTCGCGGAACAGCTTCTGGATCTGCAGCGGATGAATCGCTACGCCAGCGATTTTGTGCCGGTCGATCTGGTGACGATCGGCCAGCGGGTTGCTGCTGATATTGCGCCACTCGCCATCGCTGCCGGCTATAGCCTGTCTTTCGAAGCGGTGACCGATCAGGCGATGGTTATTGGCGACCAGGCCTCGCTCGAACGTGCATTGAGCAACCTCGTCCAGAACGCTATCCAGCATGGCGGGCGGAAGGGCAGCATCACCATCAACGTGGAAAAACCGGCGACGATCTCGGTCACGGATGAGGGTCCGGGTGTACCATTGGAACAGCGTGAACGGGTGTTTGAGCCTTTTCACCGGCTTCAAGCCCGCGACAGAGGCGTTGGGCTCGGGCTCAATCTCGTTCGCGAGATTGTTCGCCTGCACCGGGGGCAGGTTATGATCGTCGACGCGGCAACAGGCGGTGCCTGCTTCAGCATAAAACTTCCCGCCGCATCTTGA
- a CDS encoding LysR family transcriptional regulator codes for MDRLMSMAVFVKAVDLGSFAAAAAALDLSGPMVGKHVQFLEQRLGVRLINRTTRRQSLTEFGRAYYERCQVVLAEAEAADALAADHLSEPCGRLRVTMPALFGRRCVAPILLELAQQYPMLELDLSFSDRIVDLAEIGYDLAIRTGNLEAKPGLMARRVARQRMVVCASPSYVEMHGRPLQIEDLSKHRAIIYSRSGRTGPWLFPRNDQPPVEVVPVSRLRLDDMDTIADAATAGMGLAWLPRWLIKERIEAGGLVPLLPDQPEFLYDCYALWLQTPHLPRKVRLAVDALIAGLPKFMM; via the coding sequence ATGGATCGTCTTATGAGCATGGCCGTGTTCGTCAAAGCCGTGGACCTGGGCTCCTTTGCGGCCGCCGCGGCCGCACTCGATCTATCCGGACCAATGGTGGGCAAGCATGTCCAGTTTCTTGAACAGCGTCTCGGCGTGCGCCTCATCAACCGGACCACGCGCCGTCAGAGCCTGACAGAGTTCGGGCGTGCCTACTATGAACGGTGCCAGGTTGTGCTAGCTGAAGCTGAAGCCGCGGATGCGCTCGCGGCCGATCATCTTTCCGAACCCTGCGGAAGGCTGCGTGTCACCATGCCGGCATTATTCGGCCGGCGCTGCGTTGCCCCCATCCTGCTGGAGCTTGCACAGCAATATCCCATGCTGGAACTTGATCTGTCGTTCAGCGACCGCATCGTTGACCTTGCGGAGATTGGCTACGATCTTGCCATCCGGACCGGCAATCTGGAGGCCAAGCCCGGGTTGATGGCGCGCCGCGTCGCGCGCCAGCGCATGGTCGTCTGCGCGTCGCCATCCTATGTCGAGATGCATGGCCGCCCGCTGCAGATAGAGGACCTCAGCAAGCACCGTGCCATCATCTACAGCCGGTCCGGCCGGACCGGCCCATGGCTGTTTCCGCGCAATGATCAGCCTCCGGTGGAGGTCGTACCGGTCAGCCGCCTACGACTCGACGACATGGATACGATCGCCGATGCCGCGACAGCCGGCATGGGGCTCGCCTGGCTTCCACGCTGGCTCATCAAGGAGCGCATCGAGGCGGGGGGACTTGTCCCGTTATTGCCGGATCAGCCGGAATTTCTTTACGACTGTTACGCGCTATGGCTGCAAACACCTCATCTGCCGCGGAAGGTCCGGCTTGCTGTCGATGCCCTGATAGCTGGATTGCCCAAGTTCATGATGTGA
- a CDS encoding hydrolase — MPKTGLDALLRPEDSILVLIDHQPYQFTNLNSHEPTLIINNVIGLAKTAKVFNVPTILTTVIEERGGYLIKGLQDVFPEQKPIDRTFINTWEDPKVTDIVKKSGRKQLVLAALYTEICLAMPAIQALDEGYDVFIVTDASGGVTAEAHDMAVRRMVAAGAVPITWLAVLGEWQRDWAREETAAGVAGVVLEHGGASAVALAWELQLLAGRAGAGV, encoded by the coding sequence ATGCCTAAGACCGGCCTCGACGCACTGCTTCGTCCTGAAGACAGCATCCTCGTACTGATTGACCATCAGCCCTATCAGTTCACCAATCTGAACAGCCACGAGCCGACGCTGATCATCAACAACGTCATCGGCCTCGCCAAGACGGCGAAAGTCTTCAACGTGCCGACGATCCTGACCACGGTGATCGAGGAACGCGGCGGTTACCTGATCAAGGGTCTTCAGGACGTCTTTCCGGAGCAGAAGCCGATCGACCGCACCTTCATCAACACCTGGGAAGATCCGAAAGTCACCGACATCGTCAAGAAGAGCGGGCGCAAGCAGCTCGTGCTGGCCGCACTCTACACCGAGATCTGCCTCGCCATGCCGGCGATCCAGGCACTCGATGAGGGATATGACGTCTTTATCGTGACCGACGCCTCCGGCGGCGTCACGGCGGAAGCCCACGACATGGCCGTGCGCCGCATGGTCGCCGCCGGTGCGGTGCCGATCACCTGGCTTGCAGTGCTGGGCGAATGGCAGCGTGATTGGGCGCGCGAGGAGACCGCTGCGGGCGTTGCAGGCGTCGTTCTCGAACATGGCGGAGCCAGCGCCGTAGCTCTGGCGTGGGAACTGCAGCTTCTCGCCGGGCGCGCCGGCGCGGGCGTATAG
- a CDS encoding ArsR/SmtB family transcription factor, whose amino-acid sequence MIEAATINAVMRTLADPTRRAIFERVVISDEITVVELTRGSGVTQGAISQHLKSLKQAGLVAERPEGRNVYYRAKPEGLEPLVDWMNHYGVFWRERFADLRTLLKEIDP is encoded by the coding sequence ATGATTGAAGCCGCCACCATCAACGCTGTCATGCGCACGCTTGCCGATCCCACCCGGCGAGCCATATTCGAGCGTGTCGTCATCTCTGATGAGATTACCGTGGTCGAGCTGACGCGGGGGAGTGGAGTGACGCAGGGCGCCATCTCCCAGCACCTCAAGTCGTTGAAGCAGGCCGGCTTGGTCGCCGAGCGACCCGAGGGCCGGAACGTCTATTACCGCGCAAAGCCTGAAGGCCTCGAACCGCTCGTCGATTGGATGAACCACTACGGCGTCTTCTGGCGCGAGCGGTTCGCCGACCTCCGAACCCTCCTGAAGGAGATTGATCCATGA
- a CDS encoding ArsR/SmtB family transcription factor: MNGLSVGTAPRVPPIDGIFRALSDPTRRQVLERLTRSPASVSELAEPFDMALPSFVEHLKVLEVCGLVSSRKAGRVRTYRLAPESMRLAEDWLATQRTLWERRLDQLDDYLIELKEQNT; encoded by the coding sequence ATGAACGGGCTTTCTGTGGGCACAGCGCCCCGCGTTCCCCCCATCGATGGTATCTTCCGCGCGCTGTCCGACCCGACACGCCGCCAAGTGCTGGAGCGCCTCACCCGTAGCCCGGCATCCGTCAGTGAGCTCGCCGAACCCTTCGACATGGCGCTGCCCTCCTTCGTCGAGCATTTGAAGGTCCTCGAAGTCTGCGGACTGGTGAGCTCCAGAAAGGCAGGGCGCGTGAGAACCTACCGGCTTGCTCCCGAGTCCATGCGGCTGGCGGAGGACTGGCTGGCAACGCAGCGCACACTATGGGAGCGCCGCCTCGATCAACTCGACGATTATCTCATTGAACTCAAGGAGCAGAACACATGA